In one window of Mus pahari chromosome 3, PAHARI_EIJ_v1.1, whole genome shotgun sequence DNA:
- the Znf804a gene encoding zinc finger protein 804A → MECYYIVISSTHLSNGHFRNIKGVFRGPLSKNGNKTLDYAEKENTITKALEDLKANFYCELCDKQYYKHQEFDNHINSYDHAHKQRLKELKQREFARNVASKSRKDERKQEKALQRLHKLAELRKETVCAPGSGPMFKSTTVTVRENLNEVSQRESVDPINNQQDLIPSEEKGRDGTTALVETETASNCTANNCQIGDQSQAVHRHRIGFSFAFPKKATVKLESCSAAAFSEYSDESSVEKEFSRKTRFVPSTCHLQLPPPTCELLSSEEKANSSPPEAMCTDKATAQTEEMKITSNENNTLLTSSFCQLQHYIPACSDADTCQNSAPFEDQLPVEAVIVNEGGPVSKSNPDIIEKNPTVPNDHTSAQMTTEENIMINDVTKMETRNKIGHEPLTPSSTIEESIRLQKRPDVCKRPCDPFVPVLNKLGSTVLQWPSEMLAYTTTEPSISYSCNPLCFDFKSTKLNNNQDKNKLTLNDLFSEQKEDCCKGADADCKDVPIARVTNDETGSSKNDYPQVTILSPVHVLSNGCDLGQNENVGQRYKHISCTNRQTNKYNFTRCQIKRDMLNEKYNKMRLKETREHWFHKSRRKKKRRKLCRYHHGKSTKEPEGSGQTERDRKRTDKARKNPLEPVLEKHTRSPERLSDLHQLPDERPKAASTHLGEKETMNTTLNTESNDDAPGSQNCGGKNATVVNEPANPLAIHSVKQNLTYVRTYCCWKARTSRHQEDNGCLASQSNAKGPTQNQPVKRGYSSLTNDAERVHRKRRQHSCSYSSDESLHQQHHLGEYLRPPSTSLISCQPKKKRRRKRSRLHIGDGTKKIKDNSNYPMKCSSSLSQPDELAKDGIKEDINPQENISIEKISEQIEQTEIKEMLHPCNPLPSEASGEGEHSETETTPCDSSQASPVNVTRNPSNSTTENTLLEHDQRSQTTNSNEKQTTFKVTNTERNFRHSQAKSYICRYELAETIPQGKTNEASSEWLCYNSGILNTQPPLQFKEAHVSGHAFVTTEQILAPLALPEQALLIPLENHDKIKHLPCEVYQHIIQPNMLTNKVKFTFPPAPLPPPSTPVQPLPLQRPFCSTSVTTIHHTVLQHHAAAAAAAAAAAAAGTFKVLQPHQQFLPQVPALARTSIPQISVGTVGPRLCPGGQPALVASPQMPIIPASVLHPSPLAFPPLPHALFPSLLSPHPTVIPLQPLF, encoded by the exons AGGCTCAAAGAATTGAAACAGAGAGAATTTGCTCGAAATGTAGCATCTAAATccaggaaggatgaaagaaaacaggaaaaggcaCTCCAACGTCTTCACAAGCTGGCCGAGCTAAGAAAGGAAACTGTGTG TGCTCCTGGAAGTGGCCCCATGTTTAAGTCAACGACTGTTACTGTGAGAGAAAATCTCAATGAAGTTTCCCAAAGGGAGAGTGTAGATCCGATTAACAACCAGCAAGATTTGATTCCtagtgaagagaaaggaagagatggtaCTACAGCTCTGGTAGAAACAGAAACTGCCAGTAACTGCACAGCAAATAATTGCCAGATTGGAGATCAAAGCCAGGCTGTCCACAGACACAGAATTGGCTTCTCCTTTGCATTTCCAAAGAAAGCCACAGTGAAGCTAGAATCCTGCTCTGCTGCAGCCTTCTCAGAATACAGCGATGAATCTTCTGTGGAGAAAGAATTCAGCAGGAAAACTAGATTTGTCCCCAGCACTTGTCATCTTCAACTACCGCCACCAACATGTGAGCTTCTGAGTTCTGAGGAGAAAGCTAACTCTTCTCCACCAGAGGCCATGTGTACTGACAAAGCAACTGCTCAAACTGAAGAGATGAAAATCACCTCTAATGAAAACAACACACTGCTAACTTCTTCATTTTGCCAGCTTCAACATTACATCCCTGCATGTTCTGATGCAGATACTTGCCAAAATTCGGCACCATTTGAAGACCAATTACCAGTGGAAGCAGTTATTGTGAATGAAGGTGGACCTGTGAGTAAAAGCAACCCAGACATCATAGAAAAGAATCCCACTGTGCCTAATGACCACACATCAGCACAGATGACCACAGAGGAAAACATCATGATTAATGATGTGACCAAGAtggaaactagaaataaaattggTCATGAGCCACTGACACCTTCAAGTACTATAGAAGAAAGCATAAGGTTGCAAAAAAGGCCAGATGTATGTAAGAGACCTTGTGATCCATTTGTACCTGTGCTTAACAAACTTGGATCCACAGTGCTTCAGTGGCCATCCGAAATGCTTGCTTATACAACTACAGAGCCATCAATATCTTATAGCTGTAATCCACTCTGTTTTGACTTCAAGTCCACTAAATTAAACAACAATCAAGATAAAAATAAGCTAACTTTAAATGACCTTTTCTCTGAACAGAAGGAGGACTGTTGTAAGGGAGCAGATGCTGACTGCAAAGATGTACCGATTGCAAGAGTAACAAATGACGAAACTGGCAGTAGTAAAAATGATTACCCTCAAGTTACTATACTTTCTCCTGTCCATGTTTTGTCGAATGGTTGTGATTTAGGACAAAATGAGAATGTGGGTCAGAGGTATAAACATATTTCCTgtacaaacagacaaacaaacaaatacaattttactAGATGTCAAATTAAACGAGACATGCTAAATGAGAAATACAACAAAATGAGGTTGAAGGAAACCCGTGAGCACTGGTTCcataaaagtagaagaaagaaaaagagaagaaagttatGTCGGTATCATCATGGGAAGTCAACCAAAGAACCTGAAGGGTCTGGCCAAacagaaagggacagaaaacGCACTGATAAGGCCAGGAAGAATCCACTGGAGCCAGTTCTGGAAAAACATACAAGGAGTCCAGAGAGATTGTCAGACTTACATCAGCTGCCAGATGAAAGACCCAAGGCAGCCTCTACACatttaggagaaaaagaaacaatgaacacAACACTGAACACTGAATCCAATGATGATGCTCCTGGTTCTCAAAACTGTGGAGGAAAAAATGCAACAGTTGTAAATGAACCAGCAAATCCACTAGCGATACATTCTGTGAAACAAAATTTAACATATGTCAGAACTTACTGTTGTTGGAAAGCCAGAACATCCAGACATCAAGAGGATAATGGGTGCTTAGCTTCTCAAAGTAATGCGAAAGGCCCGACTCAGAATCAGCCTGTTAAAAGAGGTTACAGTTCTCTCACAAATGACGCAGAAAGAGTTCATCGGAAACGCAGACAGCATTCATGTTCTTACTCGTCAGATGAAAGTTTACATCAACAACATCATTTAGGAGAATATTTGAGGCCACCAAGCACTTCACTCATTTCCTGTCAGCCTAAGAAGAAAcgaaggagaaaaagaagccgGCTCCACATTGGAGAtggaactaagaaaataaaagacaattcaAATTATCCCATGAAGTGTAGTTCTTCTTTGAGTCAACCAGATGAGTTAGCAAAGGACGGCATAAAAGAGGACATAAATCCACAAGAAAATATAAGTATCGAGAAAATCTCAGAACAAATTGAGCAAACAGAAATCAAAGAGATGCTCCATCCTTGTAACCCACTTCCTTCTGAAGCCAGTGGCGAAGGCGAGCATTCAGAAACAGAGACTACTCCATGTGACTCATCACAGGCTTCACCTGTGAATGTCACAAGGAACCCATCAAATAGCACGACTGAGAATACCTTGCTTGAACACGATCAAAGAAGTCAGACTACAAACAGTAACGAAAAGCAAACTACTTTCAAGGTGACTAATACTGAAAGGAACTTTAGACACTCACAGGCTAAGTCGTACATTTGCCGATATGAACTGGCCGAGACCATTCCACAGGGAAAGACGAATGAGGCATCATCAGAGTGGCTATGCTACAATTCAGGAATCCTTAACACACAACCACCATTGCAGTTCAAGGAAGCACACGTCAGCGGCCATGCTTTTGTAACAACAGAGCAAATCCTGGCTCCATTGGCTTTACCAGAGCAAGCTTTATTGATTCCACTAGAAAACCACGACAAGATAAAACATCTACCATGTGAGGTCTACCAGCACATCATTCAGCCAAACATGCTAACCAACAAGGTCAAATTTACCTTTCCTCCggctcccctgcctcctcccagcaCTCCTGTGCAGCCTTTGCCTTTGCAGCGGCCCTTTTGTTCTACCTCTGTAACCACTATCCATCACACTGTTTTACAGCACCATGCTGCAGCTgcggcagcagcagctgcagctgcagctgcaggaaCCTTCAAAGTGCTTCAGCCACACCAACAGTTCCTTCCCCAAGTCCCTGCACTTGCCAGAACATCTATACCTCAGATCTCCGTAGGAACTGTAGGACCTAGGCTTTGTCCTGGCGGTCAGCCAGCTTTGGTTGCTTCTCCTCAGATGCCAATCATCCCTGCATCAGTTCTTCACCCCAGCCCCTTGGCTTTTCCTCCCTTACCCCATGCACTTTTTCCTTCATTGCTTTCACCACATCCAACTGTCATTCCCCTCCAACCCCTCTTCTAG